A window of Candidatus Peribacteraceae bacterium genomic DNA:
TTTCCCATTGTGCATTTCTCATTACTCAATCGTCACTCCCATGCTCCGCGCCGAACCGGCGATGATCTTCTCCGCCGCTTCGATGCTCCCGGCGTTGAGGTCCGGCATCTTGGTCTCCGCGATCTTCCGCAGCTGCGCCTTGGTGATCTTGCCCACTTTGTTCTTGTTCGGCTCGCCGCTGCCCTGCTCCAGCTTGGCGGCCTCCAGGATGAGCGCCGTAGCGGGGGGTTGCTTGACCACGAAGGAGAAGGTGCGATCCTCGTAGACCGTGATCACCACCGGCAGAAGCTTCCCCATTTGCCCTTTGGTCTTCTCGTTGAACTTGGTGCAGAAACCGCTGATATCCACGCCCGCCTGCCCCAGGGCAGGTCCCAACGGCGGGGCGGGGTTCGCCTGCCCGCCTCTGGCTTGCACTTTGATGACTTTCTTAATGGCTTTAGCCATAGCGGGGGGACTGTACAGAAAGGACGGAGCGTGTGCAAGTTGTTCTTGGTCCTTACTTCGACAGCTCCGTGAGCAACGCCGCGATGTCCGCATCCTTCCCCTCCGCCACGTGGAATTCGAACAGCCGCTCTCGCACGCGGAGGAAGACGATGCGCTCCGGGGCGATGGCGGGATCGCGGAACGTGAGGAAGTTCACCACGGGCTTCTGCGGCGCGGAGAACGTCTCGTCCTTCAGCTCCGTCATCCCGGGGGAGAAGGAGGCGTGAAGCGCTTCCTTGATGGCATTGAAGTAGGTCTTCACATCGGGGCTTTCGATCCACGAGGCCCAGGCCAGGCGGTCCTCCTCCCGCAGGAGCACCGCGCTCTTCACGTTCTGCGGTTCGGGGACGATGCGCGCGATCAATCCCGTTTCCCGCGCCGTCGCCGTTTCCATGCGGAGGGAGGAGAGGATCTGTTCCACGCTCGGGCCCGTCTGCTTGGGCACGCCTTGTCCGCTCGCCACCGGGGGTTGGAGGTTGGCGGGGAGGGAAGAAGGGAGTGCGGGGGAGGTTATCACGGCGTCCGCAACGGCCAACGCCAAGAGGACGGCCGTGAAGCCGAGGGCGGTGAGGAGGGGGGTGCGGCGCACGGCGGGAGTATAGCACAGCGGCCGCTCGCCCCCGTCTCACCAGGGTACGGGCAGGTACACGTACACCAGGCTCCCGTTGTTCTTCGTATTCTCTTCTTCGCGGGAGGTGGCGGCCGTGGAAGTGAAGGTGACGGAACCGCTCATGGTGGAGGGGAGGGAGAACAGCACACGGACCTCCTTGTGCAGCGTGAGGGAAGAACACGTCACGCCGTTCCCCGAGCCTTCGCACTCTTCGGATGTACCCGGCCCCTCGACGTACGAGGCGCCGGAAGGCGCGGTGATGGCCAGGGAAATATCCCCTTCCTCCGCGCTGGATCCGCTCTCCCTCACGCAGGTGGAGTAGAGCAGCCGCCATCCCCATGACTCACCTTCCGTTTGGGTCCACAGGGAAATGACGGGAGGGCAAGGAGAAACGTCACTCAACGCCGCCGTGGCGGCAGGCGTGGAGGAGGGGGCGGAAGACGAGGAGGGGGGCGTGACGGGCGTTTCCGTTGCCGGCACCGCAGTCACATACTCCAGACGGTAGAGGATTTCGGCCACTTCGCCGCGCGTGAGCAATTGGTCGGGGTCCCGGACGGAAGCGGGGAGCGTCCGCAGGAGGTAGAGCGCCGTGACGTACGGCTTGTACCATGCCTCTTCCTCCCATTCCGTGTATGCGATGCTGCGGGCTTGCACCAGCATCTTCGCCGCTTCCGCGAGCGTCACGGTCTGTGCGCCACGGAACGTGCCGTCGGGGAACCCCTCAATGATGCCCGCGCGGTAGGCTTTGCAGAGGTCCTTGTAGAACCAGAACGAGGGGGTGATATCGCTGAAGGGGGATGTGGGGCAGGAAGCGGAATAGATGGGCGACGGCATGGTGCGAATGAGCAGCCGCACGAACTCCGCCCTGTTTACCGGCTGTTCGGGGCGGAACGAGCCGTCCTCGTATCCCTGCGCATACCCTCCCTCCGTGAGCCAATCGATGGATGCCATGCTGGGGTGATCTTCGGGGACATCGTCGAAGAAGGCCGCGCCGGCGGGCGGCGAGAAGCGCCAAACCGTCCCTCCCACAAGACCCGCGAGGACGAAGACCGTGGCAATAGTAGTGCGCTGCACGGCGATGAGTGTACCATATTTCCATGGCGCTCGACCGCCCCAAAGCATCCCGCCCCGTGGAACCCTCTTCCCTCCCGCAGGAGGCAGGAGCCGTGGATGCGGCGCTCCGCCCCAAGCGGCTTGCGGAGTACGTGGGGCAGGGCAAGGTGAAGGGACATCTCCTCATGCACATCCAGGCGGCCAAGGCGCGCAAGGAGTCCCTGGGACACACGCTCCTCTACGGGCCTCCGGGTTTGGGCAAGACCACGCTGGCGCACATCCTGGCGCGCGAGATGGGCGCGCAGATCCGCATTACGAGCGGGCCGGCGCTGGAGAAGCCGGGGGACCTGGCCTCCCTCCTCACCAACCTCCAGGAGGGGGACGTGTTCTTCATCGACGAAGTCCACCGCCTGCGCCCCGTGGTGGAGGAAATGCTCTACGCCGCCATGGAGGATTTCGCCTTGGACTTGGTGATCGGCAAGGGGCCCACCGCCCGGTCCATGCGCCTGCAGATCAAGCCGTTCACGCTCATCGGCGCCACGACCAAAATCGGCGCCATCAGCGCCCCCCTCCGTGACCGCTTCCTCCACCAGTTCAAGCTGGACTTCTACAACCTGCCGGAAATGCAGCAGATCGTGGAGCGTTCCGCCGGCCTCCTCCGGGCGCCCCTGGAGGACCGCGCGGCGCACCGCATCGCCCGCTCCAGCCGCGCCACTCCCCGCATCGCCAACAGGCTCCTGCGCGCCGTGCGCGACTACGCCCAGGTGCGGCGGCAGGGGAGGCTGGACGTGACGGTGGTGGAGGAGACGCTGCAGGCGTTGGACATCGACGATGACGGGCTGGACGCCACCGACCGGCGCATCCTGGAGACCATCGTGGATACCTTCGGGGGAGGTCCCGTGGGCCTCTCCACCATCGCAGCCGTCCTGGCGGATGAGGAGCAGACGGTGGAGGACGTGTACGAGCCGTTCCTGCTCCAGCAGGGCTTCCTCCAGCGCACCCCCAAGGGACGCATGGCCACCCGCAAAGCGTACGAAAAGCTGGGGAGGGAGATCCCGAAGGGCGCACAGGCATCCCTCTTTTCCGGAGCGTGAGAGGGTACACAAATGTGTACACAATGAACACCCATGCCAAGCAGCGGTTCGGCCTCCCGATCCGTCAATCCACGAAGTCCACGGAACCGATCATCTGCCGGAACATCTGCGCGTAGCGGTCCAACGATGCGGGCGAGGATGCCAGGGACCACACGAACGCTCTGCCCTCCCTCAGCAGCCAGATCTGTTCGAAGGCGACCGTGGTCTCGCCGTCCAGGCTTCCCGTAAACGCAACGCGGTGCGCGGGCATGCCGTCGATGAGGAGCGAGTGCGAGGCCAGGAGGGTGTAATCGGTGAAGATGTCCCGTTCATTCTCCAACGCAGCCGCGGTGTATTCCTCCAGGGTGAGGCGCGGGGCGCTCAGCTCTTCTACCAGCAGGTTGATGTTCTCCTGCGCCTCGTCCTTCTCCGCTTCCAAGGGGGAGACGAAGAGGATGATGGTCTTCAGGGTGCCGGCGCCCTCCTGCATCACGTTCTGCATCTTCCATCCCTTGGGGTACCGAAGGGAGAACCCGTACCGGTTGTTGCGGTAGACCTGCTGCAGAGCCGCGGTGTAGAGGAAGCGCGTCTGCTGCATCTGGTCCCGGCGCCGTTGTTCCGCGGAAGCGCGGATGGCGCGCGGGCTCATCCTCTGGACCGTGGGAGCGTTGAGGGGAGAGGCGCGACGTTGTGTTCCGCCGTCCTCTGCGGGTTGGCGGAGCGAAAGGGAGAGGGCCAGGAGGAGGGCGACGCGCATGGACGGCATCCTATCTGCCTATTGCCGACGTGTACAACCGTCAATTCTGACCCAGGAGCGCTTGCGCTTCCTGCAGAATAGCCGCTTCAAACCGGGGCCGAGAAAAGTCCCTGGCGCGTGCTTTACACAGGTCCGGGGAGAAGACCATCTTGGGGAACCGCTCCATGACCGCAGCCAGCGACGTTTCCACGGGTTCCTCGAAGAACGCCGCTGTGCGCGCGTCCAGGGTTTCCTTCGCCCCGCCGCTTGCGAACGCGATCACGGGCGTGCCGCACGCCAGGGATTCCAGCGGCACCAGGCCGAAATCCTCATCCCCCGGGAACAGGGTGGCCGTGGCCCCCGCGTAGAGGCCGCGCAGTTCTTCCTGCGTCCGGTACCCCAGGAACTCCACCGTGGGTCCCGCCAGGGATTCCAGGCGCTTGCGGTCCGGTCCTTCCCCGGCGATCTTGAGCGGAACCTGCAAGCGGTTCGCAGCCTTTACGGCGAGATCAATGCGCTTGTAGGGGACGAGGGTGGAAGCAACGAAATAGTAGGGAGTGTTCTTCGTCGAAAGAGCATCGGAGAAGGAAGGAGGACTTAAGACAGAGGACTTAGGACTTGATTGTTCGAGCCAAAAATCATCAATCGGCGGATAGAGGACGGTGCTCTCGCGGCGCCAGTAGGCATTGATGCGGCCCTGTACCGTCCTGGAGGCGGCGAGGAGGCGGTCGGGCCGGTCGGCGGCTTCCGCATCCCACACCCGGAGCTTGTGGAAAGCGCGGGAGAGGTACGCGCGCCTGAGGAGGCCCGGGAGCCCGTTCCCCGCGCGGTCCATCACGTCGTGCGTGCGGTCCCACAGGTAGCGGGCGGGGGAGTGGACGTAGCAGAGGTGCTTGGGCCTGCCGTTGGTGAGGATGCCGTGGGCGAAGGCGGAGGAAGAGGAGAGGACCAGGTCGAAGCCCGAAAAGTCCCATTCCTCCACGGCGCGGGGGAATCTCTTCAAATAGAGGTGATGATTGAATGCACGATTGAAAATGGAAAATGGAAAATGATTGAGGCGCTCCGCAGAGCGTTGGAGCCGGCTCGTCCTTATCCGTTCCTTGGGGAACCAATCGCCCAGCTTCTTCTCGTCGTAGAGCAGGGTGTAGATGGGGGCGTCGGGGAACAGTGCCGCGAACACGCGCAGCACCTTCTCGGCGCCGCCTCTCATGGTCAGGAGTTCATGGACGAGCGCGACTTTCATCGGCGACAGGATAGCGGAGAAAGCCGCGGCGCGGACCGCGAAGTTCCGGGCGTCGTGAGAGGGGGAATCATGCCACGCGCGCCGCTTCCCCTTCCTGCTTCTTGCGGGCCTCATCCTCCCTTCTCCTGATCGTATACTCCTGGAGTATGCCCTTGAGGTACAGGCGCCCTTCTTCCCTCCCGCTCTTGATTGTATCAATGACGTCGTTGACACTGATATTGCGTCCTTCACTGCTTTCAAAGAATGGCCCCGATCTGACAGTTTCTTTCTTGAACCAATCGAGTAATTGATCTTGCTGTTCGGGGGTCAACGGAGGTAATTCGATCGTGTGCATAGTGGTATGGTACTAAGAAAATAGAAAAAGGGAAGAGTGAGAACAGCGGCTCAACGAAGGGGATTGCTAAGGATATAGAATATGTTATTGTCATTCCATGGACCATGAACAGCAGCGTGAGATCATGGAATGCATCGGGAAGATCGAGCGGGCGAAGGAGCAGCATCCCGAGCACTGGGATGCGGCGGTGGAAGAAGCACGCGAACGAATGGGCGCCCTCTTGCGAACCGATGGGGCGGAAGGCAACGACCCGGAATTGGCAAGGCTCTCCGATGCCATGAGGAAGCATGCGGAGGCGCAACAGCACATCATCTGTGTGACGCCCCAAGGGTATTTCCGTGATGTGTATTATTTCATCGGCAAAATTCGCAACGCAAGAAAACAAAGTCGCGAACACTGGGAAGCGGCGGTCGTGGAAGCCCGCGACTACTACGGGAATATCTTCTACGGGGATGTGATGGACGGCATTCCGCTTGCGCTCAAATTGCTCGAAGCCGAAATCAATGAGTACGAGGAGTGGAGGGACTATCAATAGGACACCATTCTGCGGCCACAGAGAAAAGGCGAGCCCCGGGGGGCTCGCCGTTCATGCCGGATTGAACCAGCGGTGGTTCTTCTCAGACAACCAGTTTTCCTTCCCGGTCCCGGGTGCTGATGGGCACTTCGGATGCAACGACCTTCACCGTGAATTCCCGCTCCCCCAGGGAGGTGGGCAACATCACTTTTTCGAAGGTGACGGTGCCTCTCAGGAGGTCGGAAGCAGCGTGGCGAATGTGCTTTTCCGTGAGCCTGCCTTGCAGGTACAGGTGTACTGCGTCGTAAGGGCTCATGACGAGGTGGTCGATGCGGTCTCCATTTCCCTCGGCGATGTCTTCATCGATGATCCTTTGTATTTCCGACGTCGCGAGCAAATGATCTTCTTCTTCCAGATATCCTCCGGACAAGACACTTACATACCACTGTCTTCCCTTCTTGAACCCAGAAGACTGAAAGATGTGGAAAATACCACCTACGATACGCGGAACTTCCAAAGTATCCTGCTGAGCGGCCATGGCAAAACCTCCTTTGTACGATGATGGAAAGAACCGATGGTGAATATGTCCTTTGGAGAAAAGACCGTCAAGGGAGGGGAGGTACGGGTGTGGTGGGTCGGCTTCGCTTTGGTATCGGGTGTCTGTATCGAATGTGATGTTCCTGGAGCCTGACTTTGCACAGCGTGGCCTGCCGACTACGGTCGGCAACCTTCGCTGCACGAAGGTTGGTGGGTCAGGTGGGGATCGAACCCACGGCCAATGGCTTAAAAGGCCACTGCTCTACCACTGAGCTACTGACCCATGAGGCAATGAACAAGATGGGACTGGCGCCCACTATACTGCTCTGCGAAGCCAGAGAATAGGACACCTTGACACATGTTAATAAAACTGTACATTACTACCATGTATCCGCTTGACGCAGATTTCTCCCAGGCAGCCTTCACCCTCCATCGGATGCGCTATCCCGATGACCTCATTGATGCGCAGGATTTCAAGGAAACCGCAAGACGCGCCGAGCGCCTTTTCTGCAACGTTGACCCCGTGAGGACGGACCTGAGGATGCAGGCATTCCAGGATTTGCTCGCCGCCCAAGAACATTGGGATCCTGAAGCGCAGGATGCTTATCAACGTGTGGAAGTCATCCGCGATACGCTCCATGAGCTGGCACGGGCGGTCGCAGAGCGGAATTGACCTGCCGTTCCGGAGGGGATGCCGTCCTGCAGTAGTGTATTCTTTGGATACGCGTATGGTTTCTCCCTATGATTGATACCCACTGCCACCTCGCCGATCGGAAGTTTGCGGAGGACCTCGACGCCGTTCTGGAACGCGCGCGTGAGGCGGGAGTGGACCGGATGATCACCATCGGGGACGGCATGGAGGAATCCCGGCGGTGCGTGGAGCTGGCGGAGAAGCATAGGAACGTCTTTTGCGCCGTGGGAGTGCATCCCCACAACACCAAGCAGTGGAAGGAGGGGGATCTTCATTCATTGCGGTTGATGGCAGAGGGGTCGAAGAAGGTGCGGGCGATAGGGGAGATAGGATTGGACTACCACTATGACTTCTCCCCGCGCGAGGTGCAGAAGAGGGTATTCGAGGACCAGTTAAAATTAGCCAAAGAAATTAACATATCATCCGTGGTACACAATCGGGAGTCCATCGGGGACTTGCGCGACATCATCGGGCGCGTGGCGCCGCAGAAGCTCGTCCTCCACTGCTGCACGGAGGAGTGGAAGGACGTGGAGCCGCTCGTCCGGCAGGGATACTTCCTTTCCTTCACGGGGATCGCGACGTACCCGAGCGCGGGGAACATCCGGGAGACGATCCGCCTGTGCCCCCTGGAGCGGATGATGGTGGAGACCGATGCGCCCTACCTTGCCCCGGGACCGTTCCGGGGGCAGAGGAACGAACCGGCGTACGTGACGGAGGTCGCCACGCTCATCGCGGAAATCAAAGGTGTGTCACCGGAAGAGGTGGAGCGGATTACCACGAAGAATGCGGAAGAGTTTTTCGGACTGTAGAAAACGCGATGAGACTGTACAATGGACGGGAAGCATTTGCGCTTGTAGCTCAATTGGATAGAGCGTCGGCCTCCGAAGCCGAAGGTTGTGGGTTCAAGTCCCGCCAAGCGCACCAAGTTTCGCTTCGCTCGCAAGAGCTCTCCCTGCCCTTCGCATCAACCGCGGGAGCTTTTCTGCAGCAGCGCCTTCACCTTGGGCATGGCGGCATCAGCCGCCTTGTAGCCCGCCCGGATGAAGGCATCGAACTTGTCGAAGCGGAAGGCGGAGGCGGCGGGCTTGGGGGTGATCACCAGGTCGGCGTTGCGAATGTCGCGGAGGAGGTTTTCATCGTTGAAGCGGAGCCAGTCGCGGAGGAAGGGAGGAGAGAAACGGGTGAGGGTGCGGAAGCTGGGCGTGGTATCGGTGGCGATGACCGCGTCGGGATGCGCGTGCTTGCGCAACGCCCGCACCGGCACGGCGCCGAAGTTGCAGATGTCCACGAAGGTGTCGCCGCCGATGGTGACGGGGGAGAAGACGACGGGGATGGCGCTGGAGGCGAGGATGGCGTCCAAAATGGGTGTGGAGGGGGGGAAGACGTATTCCTCGATGCACGAGGAAACGTAGCGGGAGAAATTGCGGGTGACGATCTTCTCCCAGCGTATGGGCGCCTTCACCCGTCCAGCTACGCACAAAAAGGGGATCGTGCAGTCGCCGATCATGGCGCCGCGGAAGATGTGCGCCAGATGGTCCTCCAGGCGCTGGCGGAACAAGCCGCCGTGCAGGCCGCCGCTGAAAGGCCGTTCGCTGGGTTTGACCACGTTCGTCATCTTCACGCGGGGGGCGAGTTCGCGGTAGGTGGAGAGGGGGAGGCCCAACGCGTAAATGGCGCCGACGATAGCCCCCATGCTGCTGGCGGCGATCACATTCGGCCGCAGGCCTTCCTCCTCCAGGCGTTCAATGACGCCGGCGTTGGCCATGCCCAGTGCGGATCCTGCGGAGAGTGCGAGGCCCCAGGTCATCAGGAAGAGTGTAGCACCGAGGTTGTAGGGACGCCCCGGCGGGGCGTCCCTACAAATGGCCAATGCCGTGCGTGTGATACGGAAATCGGGTACCCTCTCCCCATATGGCACCCATCACCCAAGCCATCCTCCCCATCGCCGGCCTCGGCACCCGTTTTCTCCCGTGGACCAAAGCGGTGCCCAAAGAAATGCTGCCCATCGGCACGCAACCCATCATCGGATTGCTCGTGGACGAATGCATCGAACTGGGGATCCGCGACATCTGTTTCGTGATCTCCAAGGGGAAGGAAATGATTCCGCAGTACTTCGACCGGGATATCGTGTTGGAAGGGGAGCTGGCGCGGCGGGGAAAATCCCATCTGCTGGAAGAGCTCCAGCGCTACGACGCCACGCGCTTCCACGTGGTGTACCAAGAGCAGCAGCTGGGGGACGGCCACGCTATCCTGCAGGCCGAGGGGTGGGTGGAGAGCGACGAGCTGGCCATCCTCTTCGGCGATGACCTGTTCATCGGGGCGGAGAGCGGCCTCAAGCAGCTGCAGAAGGGGTACGGGGGGGCGGGGGGCGGTGAGAAGGCCGTGATCGCCGTGGAGAACATCCCGCGGGAACT
This region includes:
- a CDS encoding patatin-like phospholipase family protein gives rise to the protein MTWGLALSAGSALGMANAGVIERLEEEGLRPNVIAASSMGAIVGAIYALGLPLSTYRELAPRVKMTNVVKPSERPFSGGLHGGLFRQRLEDHLAHIFRGAMIGDCTIPFLCVAGRVKAPIRWEKIVTRNFSRYVSSCIEEYVFPPSTPILDAILASSAIPVVFSPVTIGGDTFVDICNFGAVPVRALRKHAHPDAVIATDTTPSFRTLTRFSPPFLRDWLRFNDENLLRDIRNADLVITPKPAASAFRFDKFDAFIRAGYKAADAAMPKVKALLQKSSRG
- a CDS encoding TatD family hydrolase, encoding MIDTHCHLADRKFAEDLDAVLERAREAGVDRMITIGDGMEESRRCVELAEKHRNVFCAVGVHPHNTKQWKEGDLHSLRLMAEGSKKVRAIGEIGLDYHYDFSPREVQKRVFEDQLKLAKEINISSVVHNRESIGDLRDIIGRVAPQKLVLHCCTEEWKDVEPLVRQGYFLSFTGIATYPSAGNIRETIRLCPLERMMVETDAPYLAPGPFRGQRNEPAYVTEVATLIAEIKGVSPEEVERITTKNAEEFFGL
- a CDS encoding S-layer homology domain-containing protein, encoding MQRTTIATVFVLAGLVGGTVWRFSPPAGAAFFDDVPEDHPSMASIDWLTEGGYAQGYEDGSFRPEQPVNRAEFVRLLIRTMPSPIYSASCPTSPFSDITPSFWFYKDLCKAYRAGIIEGFPDGTFRGAQTVTLAEAAKMLVQARSIAYTEWEEEAWYKPYVTALYLLRTLPASVRDPDQLLTRGEVAEILYRLEYVTAVPATETPVTPPSSSSAPSSTPAATAALSDVSPCPPVISLWTQTEGESWGWRLLYSTCVRESGSSAEEGDISLAITAPSGASYVEGPGTSEECEGSGNGVTCSSLTLHKEVRVLFSLPSTMSGSVTFTSTAATSREEENTKNNGSLVYVYLPVPW
- a CDS encoding sugar phosphate nucleotidyltransferase; amino-acid sequence: MAPITQAILPIAGLGTRFLPWTKAVPKEMLPIGTQPIIGLLVDECIELGIRDICFVISKGKEMIPQYFDRDIVLEGELARRGKSHLLEELQRYDATRFHVVYQEQQLGDGHAILQAEGWVESDELAILFGDDLFIGAESGLKQLQKGYGGAGGGEKAVIAVENIPRELTVKYGIIDVASEVPSLPRLKKVKGLVEKPTSEAAPSTLGIVGRYLIPRSTFAALPKVQSSTKDGEIRLIDALIAQLKDVEIYGYECEGKRLDTGTPEGYRDALIAYGEQAFHEQQ
- the rplK gene encoding 50S ribosomal protein L11, with the translated sequence MAKAIKKVIKVQARGGQANPAPPLGPALGQAGVDISGFCTKFNEKTKGQMGKLLPVVITVYEDRTFSFVVKQPPATALILEAAKLEQGSGEPNKNKVGKITKAQLRKIAETKMPDLNAGSIEAAEKIIAGSARSMGVTIE
- the ruvB gene encoding Holliday junction branch migration DNA helicase RuvB, coding for MALDRPKASRPVEPSSLPQEAGAVDAALRPKRLAEYVGQGKVKGHLLMHIQAAKARKESLGHTLLYGPPGLGKTTLAHILAREMGAQIRITSGPALEKPGDLASLLTNLQEGDVFFIDEVHRLRPVVEEMLYAAMEDFALDLVIGKGPTARSMRLQIKPFTLIGATTKIGAISAPLRDRFLHQFKLDFYNLPEMQQIVERSAGLLRAPLEDRAAHRIARSSRATPRIANRLLRAVRDYAQVRRQGRLDVTVVEETLQALDIDDDGLDATDRRILETIVDTFGGGPVGLSTIAAVLADEEQTVEDVYEPFLLQQGFLQRTPKGRMATRKAYEKLGREIPKGAQASLFSGA
- a CDS encoding glycosyltransferase is translated as MKVALVHELLTMRGGAEKVLRVFAALFPDAPIYTLLYDEKKLGDWFPKERIRTSRLQRSAERLNHFPFSIFNRAFNHHLYLKRFPRAVEEWDFSGFDLVLSSSSAFAHGILTNGRPKHLCYVHSPARYLWDRTHDVMDRAGNGLPGLLRRAYLSRAFHKLRVWDAEAADRPDRLLAASRTVQGRINAYWRRESTVLYPPIDDFWLEQSSPKSSVLSPPSFSDALSTKNTPYYFVASTLVPYKRIDLAVKAANRLQVPLKIAGEGPDRKRLESLAGPTVEFLGYRTQEELRGLYAGATATLFPGDEDFGLVPLESLACGTPVIAFASGGAKETLDARTAAFFEEPVETSLAAVMERFPKMVFSPDLCKARARDFSRPRFEAAILQEAQALLGQN